In one window of Micromonospora cathayae DNA:
- a CDS encoding IclR family transcriptional regulator encodes MPSAPEDFQPVKSAGRTLDLLELLADQPRPWALGDLARALDIPKSSLHGLLRTLTSRGWVRADDTGTRFRLGMRALRVGAAYLDGDDNVDLLAGVLDELSRRFGEAVHLGRLDGDQVVYLAKRESVHRLRLYSAIGRRLPAHATALGKALLAGHPDDAVDQLLTWPLPSLTPHTVTDRQALHAALAEVRTAGYAVDREENAEGIVCFAMAVPLATPAVDAVSISVPVTRLRPDLDTAIVAALRDTVGGLDRARSMLIA; translated from the coding sequence GTGCCGAGCGCGCCAGAGGACTTCCAGCCCGTCAAGTCGGCCGGTCGCACCCTCGACCTGCTCGAGTTGCTCGCCGACCAGCCCCGGCCCTGGGCGCTCGGCGACCTGGCCCGCGCCCTCGACATCCCCAAGAGCAGCCTGCACGGCCTGCTGCGCACCCTGACCAGCCGCGGCTGGGTGCGCGCCGACGACACCGGCACCCGGTTCCGGCTCGGCATGCGCGCCCTGCGGGTCGGCGCCGCCTACCTCGACGGAGACGACAACGTCGACCTGCTCGCCGGTGTCCTCGACGAGCTGTCCCGCCGGTTCGGTGAGGCCGTCCACCTCGGCCGCCTCGACGGAGACCAGGTCGTCTACCTCGCCAAACGCGAATCGGTGCACCGGCTGCGCCTCTACAGCGCGATCGGCCGCCGGCTGCCGGCCCACGCCACCGCGCTCGGCAAGGCCCTGCTCGCCGGGCACCCGGACGACGCGGTCGACCAACTGCTGACCTGGCCCCTGCCGTCGCTCACCCCGCACACCGTCACCGACCGCCAGGCGCTGCACGCCGCCCTGGCCGAGGTACGCACCGCCGGGTACGCCGTCGACCGCGAGGAGAACGCCGAAGGCATCGTGTGTTTCGCGATGGCCGTACCACTCGCCACGCCGGCGGTCGACGCGGTGAGCATCTCGGTGCCGGTGACCCGCCTCCGGCCGGACCTCGACACGGCGATCGTGGCGGCCCTGCGGGACACCGTCGGCGGCCTGGACCGCGCCCGCAGCATGCTCATCGCCTAG
- the surE gene encoding 5'/3'-nucleotidase SurE, whose amino-acid sequence MAGDRPGRVLVTNDDGVYAPGIRWLARAAYDRGFEVVIAAPREEASGMSAALTAVTDEGRVVFEGTELAGLPGVPAYAVAASPGYIAVLAGLGVFGPPPDLVLSGINRGANAGHAILHSGTVGAALTAANSGARAMAVSLDVLSPAAASADSGGAAIAVLDSVDDEARHWSTAADLAGRLLPWLRDAEPGTVLNLNVPDLPPDRVAGLRRATLAPFGQVQMTVAESGQGFVRTSVEENGADRVPGSDLAWLADGYAAVTVVRGPGELPDVVVPTDA is encoded by the coding sequence GTGGCCGGTGACCGACCGGGCCGGGTGCTGGTGACCAACGACGACGGGGTGTACGCCCCGGGTATCCGCTGGCTGGCCCGGGCCGCGTACGACCGGGGCTTCGAGGTGGTGATCGCCGCGCCCCGGGAGGAGGCCAGCGGGATGAGCGCGGCGCTGACCGCCGTCACCGACGAGGGGCGGGTGGTGTTCGAAGGTACCGAGCTGGCCGGGCTGCCCGGGGTGCCGGCGTACGCGGTGGCCGCCTCGCCGGGCTACATCGCCGTGCTGGCCGGGCTGGGGGTGTTCGGTCCGCCGCCGGACCTGGTGCTGTCCGGGATCAACCGGGGCGCGAACGCCGGCCACGCGATCCTGCACTCGGGGACGGTGGGTGCGGCGCTGACCGCCGCCAACAGCGGTGCCCGCGCGATGGCCGTGTCCCTGGACGTGCTGTCCCCGGCGGCGGCGAGCGCGGACAGCGGCGGCGCGGCCATCGCCGTGCTGGACTCGGTCGACGACGAGGCCCGGCACTGGTCCACGGCCGCCGACCTGGCGGGCCGGCTGCTGCCCTGGCTACGGGACGCGGAGCCCGGGACGGTACTCAATCTCAACGTGCCCGACCTGCCGCCGGACCGGGTCGCCGGGCTGCGCCGGGCCACCCTCGCCCCGTTCGGTCAGGTGCAGATGACGGTCGCCGAGAGCGGTCAGGGGTTCGTCCGGACCAGTGTGGAGGAGAACGGGGCGGACCGGGTTCCCGGCTCCGACCTGGCCTGGCTGGCCGACGGCTACGCCGCGGTGACCGTGGTCCGGGGGCCGGGAGAGCTGCCCGACGTGGTGGTACCGACCGACGCCTGA
- a CDS encoding 1-phosphofructokinase family hexose kinase, translated as MDERVMVFAPAPLLTVTIEQQADTLELHLHPGGQGVWQSRMITCLGTPVTLCVALGGEVGAALGKLLVDEDVTLRVVNGGSTTGWYVHDRRDGSRAEVAENPGTPMARHDIDELYTVTLTEGLRAPVSVLSGPADPDVVDPDIYRRLAADLTANGGTVVADLSGAHLAAVLDGGIAVLKVSHEELIDDGLADDDSVGALLAAGRALRERGAASVLISRAGEPALALLDDQPPMLVHAPPLELADHRGAGDSMTAGVAAVLARGGDLTEAVRTGAAAGALNVTRHGLGTGRAEAVRELAGRVRLTPLDEGTAGKQTGNEKTEDGRTGDDGGR; from the coding sequence ATGGATGAGCGTGTGATGGTGTTCGCCCCGGCACCCCTGTTGACCGTGACGATCGAGCAGCAGGCCGACACGCTGGAGCTGCACCTGCATCCGGGGGGCCAGGGCGTGTGGCAGTCCCGCATGATCACCTGCCTGGGCACGCCGGTGACGCTCTGCGTGGCCCTCGGTGGGGAGGTCGGTGCCGCGCTGGGCAAGCTCCTCGTCGACGAGGACGTCACGCTGCGGGTGGTGAACGGGGGATCGACGACCGGCTGGTACGTCCACGACCGGCGGGACGGGTCCCGGGCGGAGGTCGCCGAGAACCCGGGCACGCCGATGGCCCGGCACGACATCGACGAGTTGTACACGGTCACCCTGACCGAGGGGCTGCGCGCGCCGGTCAGCGTGCTCAGTGGTCCGGCCGATCCCGACGTGGTCGACCCGGACATCTACCGGCGGCTCGCCGCCGATTTGACGGCCAACGGCGGGACGGTGGTGGCGGACCTGTCCGGGGCACACCTGGCGGCGGTGCTCGACGGCGGGATCGCGGTCCTCAAGGTCAGTCACGAGGAGCTGATCGACGACGGCCTCGCCGACGACGACAGCGTCGGGGCCCTGCTGGCCGCCGGCCGCGCGTTGCGGGAACGGGGCGCGGCGTCGGTGCTGATCAGTCGGGCCGGCGAGCCGGCCCTGGCGCTGCTGGACGACCAGCCGCCGATGCTGGTGCACGCTCCGCCGCTGGAGTTGGCCGACCATCGCGGGGCCGGTGACTCGATGACCGCCGGTGTCGCCGCGGTGCTCGCCCGGGGCGGTGACCTGACCGAGGCGGTACGGACCGGCGCGGCGGCCGGGGCGCTGAACGTCACCCGGCACGGGCTGGGCACCGGCCGGGCGGAGGCGGTACGCGAACTCGCCGGCCGGGTGCGGCTGACGCCGCTCGACGAGGGGACGGCGGGCAAGCAGACGGGGAACGAGAAGACGGAGGACGGGCGGACGGGGGACGACGGTGGCCGGTGA
- a CDS encoding AAA family ATPase: MPVYPVPATTDEPQLDVAADLLALLRATTTEPRPDPQLAALTLAVAADLPVLLWGEPGIGKTAALTQLADSLDLPLTTVIASVHEPSDFAGLPVVGDDPANQGVPMAPPDWAVRLVRAGRGLLFLDELSTAPPAVQAALLRVVLERRIGALSLPPGVRIVAAANPRSSAADGWELSPPLANRFVHLQWTHDHEVVVRGLAGTWPRCVLPRLDRHRLVPAVGFARRAVCGLLAARPGLVHRLPTTEARRGGAWPSPRSWEMTVRLVAFATAADTSREVLSLLVRGAVGDGPGLELLASLDRMDLPDPETLLADPGAATLPERGDLRQAVLDGVVEAVRRRPERTRWEAAWTVLAGALESGPPDLVVVPARTLAALRRDDWDVPASVDRLAGVVALSRRAAEVAAGADR, encoded by the coding sequence ATGCCCGTGTACCCCGTGCCCGCCACCACCGACGAGCCCCAGCTCGACGTCGCCGCCGACCTGCTCGCGCTGCTGCGCGCCACCACCACCGAGCCCCGCCCCGACCCGCAACTGGCCGCCCTGACCCTGGCCGTCGCCGCCGACCTGCCGGTGCTGCTGTGGGGAGAACCGGGCATCGGCAAGACCGCCGCGCTGACCCAGCTCGCCGATTCCCTGGACCTGCCGCTGACCACCGTGATCGCCAGCGTGCACGAACCGTCCGACTTCGCCGGCCTGCCGGTCGTCGGGGACGACCCGGCGAACCAGGGCGTCCCGATGGCCCCGCCGGACTGGGCGGTACGCCTGGTCCGCGCCGGGCGCGGGCTGCTCTTCCTGGACGAACTCTCCACCGCGCCGCCCGCCGTGCAGGCCGCCCTGCTGCGGGTGGTGCTGGAACGGCGGATCGGCGCGCTGAGCCTGCCGCCCGGGGTGCGGATCGTGGCCGCCGCCAACCCACGGTCCTCGGCGGCCGACGGGTGGGAGTTGAGTCCGCCGCTGGCCAACCGTTTCGTCCACCTTCAGTGGACCCACGACCACGAGGTGGTGGTACGCGGGCTGGCCGGCACCTGGCCCCGGTGCGTCCTGCCCCGCCTCGACCGGCACCGGCTGGTCCCGGCGGTCGGGTTCGCCCGCCGGGCGGTCTGCGGCCTGCTCGCCGCCCGCCCGGGGCTGGTGCACCGGCTGCCCACCACCGAGGCCCGCCGGGGCGGTGCCTGGCCGTCGCCCCGAAGCTGGGAGATGACCGTCCGGCTGGTCGCCTTCGCCACCGCCGCCGACACCTCCCGGGAGGTGCTGTCCCTGCTGGTCCGGGGAGCCGTGGGCGACGGCCCCGGCCTGGAACTGCTGGCCAGTCTGGACCGGATGGACCTGCCGGACCCGGAGACGCTGCTCGCCGACCCGGGCGCGGCGACCCTGCCCGAGCGGGGCGACCTGCGCCAGGCCGTACTGGACGGGGTGGTCGAGGCGGTACGGCGACGTCCGGAGCGGACCCGCTGGGAGGCCGCCTGGACCGTGCTGGCCGGGGCCCTGGAGTCCGGTCCCCCCGACCTGGTGGTGGTGCCCGCGCGTACCCTCGCCGCCCTGCGCCGCGACGACTGGGACGTGCCCGCGTCGGTGGACCGGCTCGCCGGCGTGGTGGCCCTGTCCCGGCGGGCCGCCGAGGTGGCGGCCGGGGCCGATCGGTGA